One Camelina sativa cultivar DH55 chromosome 3, Cs, whole genome shotgun sequence genomic window carries:
- the LOC104777668 gene encoding F-box protein At1g47340-like → MVSDSIPTDLVLEILLRLPAKSIARFHCVSKQWASMLSRPYFTELFLTRSSAQPRLIFAIEKDGLWSIFSLPHHQSLCEKSVLSSLVVTAEFHMKFPQDDKRICSRDDRTFSCGYAGGLIYFYGMWTRDKDYYREVPVMFNPKTGRYAALPYLYRYRKTYSFLGFDPIEKKYKVLFMSCPYCRDHNKILTLGTGEMSWRRIKKCAVRHENVSEGICINGVVYYLGDTSEELLEFVIVCFDVRSEKFDFIYPEGYCELINYMGKLGLVYYDDYADDVVELRLWVLEDVEKQEWSKYDYTLRDDKFLDHYVSIVAVTATGEIVLSMADYKSKQPFCVFYFNPERNILQRVEIQGFGDYHDAVDNPSRVHVFVDDVFLKDCSRLYAYADNIEDLNVNDSKLLKSKLYESIYPKIEEYEESESSDEEYNSDGDRVPKNRFSSFGYSFSVGESLPLDGEPVDSDGADSDSESGLLHESQRPVQPSIKAKGIQESSNVRGRGNRGRGNSGRGNRGRGNRGRG, encoded by the coding sequence ATGGTTTCAGATTCCATCCCGACTGATCTCGTCCTCGAGATATTATTGAGATTGCCTGCAAAGTCAATCGCTAGGTTTCATTGCGTGTCGAAGCAATGGGCATCAATGCTTTCTCGTCCATATTTCACAGAGTTGTTCCTGACCAGATCCTCTGCTCAGCCGCGTCTCATATTCGCCATTGAAAAAGATGGTCTGTGGAGCATCTTCTCGTTGCCTCACCATCAAAGTTTATGTGAGAAGTCTGTATTGTCTTCTCTTGTAGTAACAGCCGAATTTCATATGAAGTTCCCTCAAGACGATAAGCGGATCTGTTCTCGTGATGACCGAACATTTTCTTGTGGCTATGCCGGTGGTTTGATATATTTCTATGGTATGTGGACCAGAGATAAAGATTATTACAGAGAAGTGCCTGTGATGTTTAACCCTAAAACCGGAAGGTATGCAGCCTTACCATATCTGTATAGGTACAGAAAGACGTATAGTTTTCTAGGATTTGATCCCATTGAGAAGAAATACAAGGTATTGTTCATGTCTTGCCCGTATTGTCGTGATCACAATAAAATTCTGACACTAGGAACTGGAGAAATGAGTTGGAGAAGGATAAAAAAATGTGCCGTAAGACATGAGAATGTGAGTGaagggatatgcatcaatggggttGTGTATTACTTAGGTGACACGTCTGAGGAGTTACTTGAATTTgtgatagtttgctttgatgttaggtctgagaaaTTCGACTTTATTTACCCAGAAGGCTATTGTGAATTGATTAACTATATGGGAAAGTTAGGTTTGGTTTATTATGATGACTACGCTGATGACGTTGTTGAGTTGCGTTTGTGGGTTCTAGAAGATGTCGAGAAACAGGAATGGTCAAAATATGACTACACTTTGAGGGATGATAAGTTCTTGGATCATTACGTGTCCATCGTTGCGGTGACTGCTACGGGTGAAATCGTTTTGTCGATGGCTGATTATAAATCTAAACAACCGTTTTGTGTTTTCTACTTCAATCCCGAAAGGAACATTCTTCAGCGTGTTGAAATCCAAGGTTTTGGAGATTACCATGATGCAGTCGACAATCCTAGTAGAGTACACGTCTTTGTAGACGACGTCTTTTTAAAGGATTGTAGTAGACTCTACGCCTATGCAGACAATATAGAAGATCTTAATGTTAATGATTCAAAGCTACTCAAGTCAAAACTCTATGAATCTATTTATCCGAAGATAGAAGAATACGAAGAATCAGAATCATCAGACGAAGAATACAATTCTGATGGAGATAGGGTTCCTAAAAACAGGTTCAGCAGTTTTGGTTACTCTTTTTCTGTTGGAGAATCACTTCCTTTAGATGGAGAGCCAGTTGATTCAGATGGGGCTGACAGTGACAGCGAGTCTGGATTGTTGCATGAAAGTCAGAGACCGGTTCAGCCATCCATCAAAGCTAAAGGTATACAAGAGTCGTCTAATGTTCGTGGCCGTGGAAATCGTGGACGTGGAAACAGTGGCCGTGGAAATCGTGGCCGGGGTAACCGTGGACGTGGCTAG